The DNA window AGGTCAAACCGGTGCGCTGCGCTGGGGAAGAGGACCCAGCCTCATCCGTACTGCCAGCGCCGAAGGCTGTAGCCCCCACTCACTTTCCACCCTCACTGGCACCCAGCAGGGCCGTTTCCCCATCAGCGGTCAGAGTGCAGTGCGGCAAGTGCCAGGGTCAGGATGTGGAGATCAAGTTCGGGCACACGTACTACCTGAAGTGCCGGCAGTGCGACGGCAACACGCCGATCAAGCTGACGTGCCCGCGGTGTCAGGGACTTCAGCGCACCCGCAAGAGTGGCCGTCAGTTCTTCGCGGAATGTGCGCCCTGTCAGACCTCAAGCCTTTACTTCACCAATCCGACCTGAACGGTCAGGGGAGGCGAGAGGCCGCTGTGTGCTTGACCGTGCCTTGAGTCGACCACAGATGCGGCTCCTGACCTGAAGGCCAGCCGCTAAGCTGCGCCATCTGACTCCCTCAGGAGGCGAGATGGCCGTCAAGACTAAGACATCTGTACCCACCCCTACTCCTGCGCCGCGCATCCCAGCGCCGGCCAGTCCAGCTGCCCGGGCTTCGGGAACGCGGCCTTCTGCCTCAGCCGCCGCTTCCAGGCTTGCGGTGTCGCCCCAGGCAGTCAGCAACTCCCAGCAACGGCGAAACACGGCGCAGACGCCCACGCCAGTGCCCAGTGCACAAAAGCAGAAGACCCCCGTCACGTTGCCCCCCGGCCTGAATGCCAAAGAGAAAAAGGACGCAGGGCTGATCGGACGGGTTCTGGACACGGCCCCCAAGTTCGCTGAGTTTGTGGCAAACCAGGCGGCAGCGGGTCAGATCAGCGGCAAGCAGCTCAACGACTTGGCGTACATCGCCAAGCAGGGTCAGGTGCATGGCCGCACAGATCGGCAGGTCGTCACCAGTCTGGGCAAAGCGATGACTGGGATGCAGCCCTCGGTCCAGAAGGTGTTCTGGCAGGAGTTCGGCCGGGCTATGATGCAGGATACGGGTCACAACCTAAAAGAATTTGGCGTTGGGGTATACACCGCAGGCAAAGAGTCAGTATCCGGGGCGGCTAATGCGGCCAGGCACCCGGTAGCGACGGCCCGGGGGATGGGGACGGCCATTGCGAGCGGGGTCGTCGCGGGCAGGAAGGAAGTCCAGCTGGTCGGCCAGGCCATCGGCCTGGGGTCAGGGAATGCTCAGGCAGCCCACAATCAACTCAGGCAGCAAGCCAATGCAGCGGGGGATTACGTCACGGGTATAGCTGCCGATCCCCGCAAGATCGGGGCCGTCACGTTTAATGCCGCAGCCTCGGTCCTGCCACTTCCGGGGGCCCGCGCTGCGGGCACTCTGGCCGCGCGGGCGGGAGCAACGGGGGCAGGCAAAGCTGCCTTGGAATTGCTGAAGCCGACTCTCTTGAAAGTTGGCGAAACTGTGAGTTTGGGACGGGGACTGACGGGAAAGATTTCGTCCCTGATCACCGGTAAAGATGGAAAGCAGTATGCCTACGTCATGACAGCTGGCGGCCAGAGAAAAGTGTTGGCTAACAGTTTGTCTTCACCCTCAAGATTGCCCAGCAATCAGCAAACAGGGTATGCCTACTCAGTCAATAATTTGACCGATAGACAAAGTACGAGATATGGCGTTAACTACTTCAATACAAATCAACTTCGTAGGACGATGAGTAGGACAGAGACGGGCAGAAAAGTGGTTGGTGCAGCAGACAGTGGCGAGATCGACCTGACGTTCTCGATCCAAAGCTGGGAGCGTGGATTGGAAGGTAGGAGCTACGGCAACCGGGCAGTGGTCTACATACCTGAAACCCAGAACGGAACGAAGCTGACGATTATGGATAGGTCTTCTGGAGTTCCCACGGTAGATCGCCAGATCTCTGGGTATGACCACACGGCAGCTGTGGGTGTCCACGAAGGCCTTCACGCGATGGGAATCGCTGGCTCCAAAAGAGCGGAAGCTCTGGTCAGGCTTGCGGAGCTGGAGTTACACGGTGTCCCCATAGACCGGAAAGCGATACGCCAGGTTCTTTCGGAAATCAATGGTGCTAAAAATGAGAGAGGGGAGGGGGTCTATTCTGGCCTCCCCTGGCAACAGGGGTTGACCATTCCCGAGTTTCCGAATGCGCGTTTTTGAGGTGCAATGTGGAAAAATTTGAAGCAGGCGAGAAGACGGAATGCCGTCTCCAGTTGTGTCAGAGCGATTCGGGCTTGCGTTACTTTGTGCCTTTGGACGAGATCTCTTATGAGGAGCTAAAACTTCACCCAGATGCTTATTTTGTGACTCTTCCTGTGCCCTGTGATCTTGCTAGGAGAAAATTATTCTCTGCAATCTCTCAAAGATATCCACTAGATAATGGTCTAAAATTTTTTGTGGATGCACATAATCTTTGGCTGACTGAATCTGAGATTAGACAGCTAGATGATTTCGAAAAGGGAAATATATCAAAGGTAGAGTGGTCAACCCTCAAGTCTCCATCATTCGCGCCAAGATAAGATTAATAAATTTATATAGATTCTAAAATCTATGTAAAACCATCATTTAAACTTAGATGTAAATCCCCAAACAGGGCAATTCCAGTTGTTCCACACTGCGCAAGAAGTTCAAGATGATCCCTCTGGCTGTCAGCGAATCGGGGGCGTGATTAGTGGCTCGTGTGTCTCGTTGTCTCCTTCTGCATGCTGAGCGGACACCTCGCCGGACAGTTGCCCCGCCATGGTCTCCTGATCATGCTCCTTGAGCTTGAGGCGGCTGAGCTTGCCCCGCAGCACCTCCATGGTGTACTCCCCCTCCCCGAAGAGTGAGGCGTCCATGTTCTGTGGCAGTTCGATGACCACCGCGTGCCGCTCGGCGTCGTAGCGCAGCTCTACCTTACCCCGGGCATGGCGCTCCTTGAGGGCTTCGAGCTTCTTCGGATTGCTGTTCAGGAACCCGCCCCGCCGCTTCCCACTGTCACGCAGGGTGACGACCTGCCCGGCTCGGGGCAACTCAACGTCGTACTTAGTATCCAGGTACCCCGCAAGGTTGTGCCGTGGGGCAACCTC is part of the Deinococcus sp. Leaf326 genome and encodes:
- a CDS encoding MBL fold metallo-hydrolase RNA specificity domain-containing protein, coding for MSRSPPTPGSSASHADRGGLLGMIARYSPGKVLLTHGEVAPRHNLAGYLDTKYDVELPRAGQVVTLRDSGKRRGGFLNSNPKKLEALKERHARGKVELRYDAERHAVVIELPQNMDASLFGEGEYTMEVLRGKLSRLKLKEHDQETMAGQLSGEVSAQHAEGDNETHEPLITPPIR